In Cololabis saira isolate AMF1-May2022 chromosome 14, fColSai1.1, whole genome shotgun sequence, a single genomic region encodes these proteins:
- the LOC133459344 gene encoding spermatogenesis-associated protein 22-like, giving the protein MQRKQQEPHRAAAGQLPVLLFNQRKRNRVPLTSAPCENNFFSHSEYIQSPSSAAPHNSSGVYGGHPATGQSSGTPQSHQWSVPQAAPRQQYGSNKSAPGPFPAKKSYTCMPHPYKAGATSSMVGQSGNPVRQQLQFSSKANSKQSQYQGVHGGESPKSVPAPHTGFSQMSQQSSRKPPIPVNQYSQQSRPVPPTQTTPERSSAYTFKSPNNSWKFTNSFEGENSSFVKKKSSNQSQTAQPPKTQRETLPEKPVVENSLRILTATIDGMRHWSQFKDKVSYLFEIFATLDSAVTLGRFGAKNFLMSNGKEVVQCVFYENEQALPRLIRGQIHRCVGNYDRDRDVLICVSVRPGLPSELRNAQQAVKACDAEMRALVKTLSEV; this is encoded by the exons ATGCAGAGAAAGCAACAGGAGCcacacagagcagcagcag GCCAACTCCCTGTACTGCTCTTCAACCAGAGGAAGAGAAACAGAGttcctctgacctctgctccCTGTGAGAACAACTTCTTCTCCCACAGTGAATACATTCAAAGCCCCAGCTCAGCTGCTCCTCACAACTCCTCTG GTGTGTATGGAGGTCACCCAGCTACAGGACAGTCTTCTGGTACCCCACAAAGCCATCAATGGAGCGTTCCTCAGGCTGCTCCGCGCCAGCAGTATGGCAGCAACAAATCTGCTCCTGGACCCTTCCCTGCAAAGAAATCATACACATGCATGCCACATCCATACAAAGCTGGAGCCACAAG ctCTATGGTGGGACAATCTGGGAACCCAGTCAGACAACAGCTCCAATTCAGCTCCAAAGCTAACTCAAAACAGAGCCAATACCAAGGTGTTCATGGTGGTGAGAGTCCAAAAAGTGTGCCAGCACCGCATACAGGGTTCTCTCAGATGTCTCAGCAGTCAAGTCGTAAGCCACCCATCCCTGTAAACCAGTATTCCCAGCAGTCTAGACCTGTTCCTCCTACCCAAACAACACCCGAGAGGTCCTCTGCCTACACTTTTAAGTCACCAAACAACTCCTGGAAATTTACAAACAGCTTTGAGGGGGAGAATTCATCGTTTGTGAAAAAGAAGAGTTCAAATCAATCTCAAACTGCTCAACCACCTAAAACTCAG CGTGAAACCCTTCCAGAGAAACCAGTGGTTGAGAACTCGCTGAGAATCCTGACTGCTACCATTGACGGAATGAGACACTGGAGCCAGTTTAAAGACAAAGTGTCGTATTTATTTGAGATTTTTG CTACCTTGGACTCTGCGGTTACACTGGGGCGCTTTGGAGCCAAGAACTTCCTCATGAGCAACGGGAAGGAGGTTGTGCAATGTGTCTTTTATGAAAAC GAGCAGGCACTGCCTCGTCTTATCCGTGGTCAGATCCATCGCTGCGTAGGCAACTACGACCGGGACAGAGACGTCCTGATCTGTGTGTCTGTCAGGCCCGGCCTGCCCTCAGAGCTGAGGAATGCCCAGCAAGCCGTCAAAGCTTGTGATGCAGAAATGAGAGCACTTGTGAAGACGCTCAGTGAAGTCTGA